A single Thunnus thynnus chromosome 6, fThuThy2.1, whole genome shotgun sequence DNA region contains:
- the LOC137184606 gene encoding NACHT, LRR and PYD domains-containing protein 12-like isoform X3 yields the protein MSVHGKEDGRAESPVSSCVSLKSDHSRESPLAFSNEPGPFDTKLTQVPNMSVHGKEESRAESPASSCVSLKSDQSRESPLAFSNEPGPFNTKERKRTSVVIKDQLSCCALCQEVLRDPVTMRCGHRVCRQCIDAYWEQCEPTGEFSCPQCGKRSRKSPGLQTPSQTSTETMTGCLQEVLGKHKISLRKKCEFALEGIAEAGQKTHLNRIYTELYITEGQCEGVTIQHEVWQLETMSKTLHDTPIKCHDIFKVLPGQKRLIRVVLMSGIAGIGKTFTVQKFTLDWADGFENQDVSVVILLSFRELNLIKEEQYSLLRLLQDFDPSLHMVTAEMLAVCKVLLIFDGLDESRLLLDFQNNDVVSDVTQTSPVNVLLTSLIKGNLLPSALLWITSRPAAVNQIPPAFVDRVTEVRGFTDPQKEEYFRRRFNNESQSGRIISHIKASRSLYIMCHIPVFCWITTTVLEHMMMTEQKELPKTLTEMYSHFLLVQTKRKTQKYNNGHEQTDRDVLLKLGRLAFEHLEKGNIMFYQEDLERCGLDLREALFSGLCTEIFKRERVLFQKLIYCFVHLSIQEFLAAVYMVHCYLNKNIEVLATFLGEDSKNSSDPGLDNFLSRVVDKALYSGNGHLDLFVRFLHGLLLESNCSLLGGLLGWEVSSPESIQRAINNLKKMNAYDISPDRSINVFHCLMEMNDHSVHQEIQEYLQSENRSERKLTKTHCSALAYMLQMSEEVLDVLDLKKYNTSGDGRRRLLPAVRNCRDARLSGCGLSECHCEVLSSALMSNPSHLRQLDLSENDYLLDSGVNLLSVGLESPNCRLEILRLKNCSLSESCCGSLASALKSSSHLRELDLSNNNYLKDSGVKLLSTGLESPHCRLVTLRLSCCRLSESCCAYLASALKSNPSHMRVLDLSKNKLKDLGVNRLSAALENPHCGLTTLRLDRCGLTENCCTSLASALKSDPSSLRDLELSNNDLQDSGVNVLCAGLQDPHCRLEALRLRCSWLSEGCCAPLASALMSESSHLRELDVSENDLLDSGVKLLSAGLESPHCRLENLRLMRCRVTDEGCVSLASALKSNPSSLRELDLSKNNLKVSGVKLLSEVLDSPHCRLETLRMEEME from the exons CCTTCAGCAATGAACCTGGACCTTTCAACACAAA agagaggaaaaggacaaGTGTTGTTATCAAGGACCAGCTGTCCTGCTGTGCTTTGTGCCAGGAGGTCCTGAGGGATCCGGTCACTATGAGATGTGGCCACCGTGTCTGCAGGCAATGCATTGATGCATACTGGGAACAGTGTGAACCAACAGGAGAATTCTCATGTCCCCAATGTGGAAAAAGATCCAGAAAAAGTCCCGGACTGCAAACACCAAGTCAAACCAGCACTGAAACAA TGACTGGCTGCCTGCAGGAGGTTTTAGGCAAACACAAGATCAGTCTTAGAAAGAAATGTGAATTTGCACTAGAAGGAATTGCTGAAGCAGGACAAAAAACCCACTTGAACAGGATCTACACGGAGCTCTACATCACTGAGGGACAGTGCGAAGGGGTTACTATCCAACATGAGGTGTGGCAGCTTGAGACGATGTCCAAAACCCTGCATGACACTCCAATCAAATGCCACGACATCTTTAAGGTCTTACCTGGCCAAAAGAGATTGATCAGAGTGGTTCTGATGAGTGGCATTGCTGGCATTGGAAAAACCTTCACAGTGCAGAAGTTTACTCTTGACTGGGCAGACGGCTTTGAAAATCAAGATGTTAGCGTTGTGATTCTGCTTTCGTTCCGGGAGCTGAACTTGATCAAAGAGGAGCAGTACAGTCTTCTCAGGCTGCTTCAAGACTTTGATCCATCATTACACATGGTCACAGCAGAAATGCTTGCTGTCTGTAAAGTGCTGTTAATCTTTGATGGACTGGACGAAAGCAGACTTTTGTTGGACTTCCAGAACAATGATGTTGTATCGGACGTCACACAGACATCACCAGTTAACGTGCTGTTGACAAGCCTCATCAAGGGGAATCTGCTTCCCTCAGCTCTCCTTTGGATCACTTCCAGACCtgcagcagtgaatcagatccCGCCTGCATTTGTAGATAGGGTAACAGAAGTACGAGGATTCACTGATCctcagaaggaggagtacttcaggaggaGATTCAATAATGAGTCACAGTCCGGcagaatcatctcacacatcaagGCATCCAGAAGCCTCTACATTATGTGTCACATCCCAGTTTTCTGTTGGATCACTACTACAGTTCTGGAGCATATGATGATGACAGAACAAAAAGAGTTGCCCAAGACTCTGACTGAGATGTACTCCCATTTCCTGCTGGTTCAGACCAAGAGGAAGACACAGAAGTATAATAATGGGcatgagcagacagacagagatgtcCTTCTGAAGTTGGGAAGACTTGCATTCGAACATCTGGAAAAAGGGAACATCATGTTCTACCAAGAAGACTTGGAGCGGTGTGGTCTTGATCTCAGGGAAGCCCTTTTCTCAGGACTTTGCACAGAGATCTTCAAGAGAGAGCGTGTACTCTTTCAGAAGCTGATTTACTGCTTTGTTCATTTGAGTATTCAGGAGTTTCTCGCTGCGGTCTACATGGTCCACTGTTACCTCAACAAGAACATAGAAGTACTGGCGACATTCTTGGGGGAAGATAGCAAAAATAGCAGTGACCCAGGTCTGGATAACTTCCTCAGTAGAGTTGTAGACAAAGCTCTGTACAGTGGAAATGGCCATCTGGACCTCTTTGTTCGCTTCCTTCACGGCCTGTTATTGGAGTCCAATTGTAGTCTCTTAGGAGGTCTGCTGGGTTGGGAAGTGAGCAGTCCAGAAAGCATTCAAAGAGCAATAAACAACCTGAAGAAGATGAATGCTTATGATATCTCCCCTGACAGAAGCATCAATGTCTTCCACTGTTTGATGGAGATGAATGACCACTCAGTACATCAGGAGATCCAAGAGTACCTGCAATCAGAGAACAGATCGGAGAGGAAACTCACTAAGACCCATTGCTCAGCTCTTgcctacatgctgcagatgtcagaAGAGGTTCTAGATGTGTTGGACCTGAAGAAGTACAACACATCAGGTGACGGAAGACGGAGATTGCTCCCAGCTGTGAGAAACTGCAGAGACGCTCG ACTCTCTGGCTGTGGACTCTCTGAATGTCATTGTGAAGTCCTGTCCTCAGCTCTGatgtccaacccctcccatctgcgACAGCTGGATCTCAGTGAAAATGACTATTTGTTGGATTCAGGAGTGAATCTGCTGTCGgttggactggagagtccaaactgCAGACTGGAGATTCTAAG attgaagaactgcagtttgtcagaaaGTTGTTGTGGTTCTCTGGCATCAGCCCTGAAATCCAGCTCCCATCTGAGAGAACTGGATTTAAGTAACAACAACTATCTTAAGGACTCAGGGGTGAAGCTACTGTCTACTGGgttggagagtccacactgtagactggtgACACTGAG ATTAAGTTGCTGCAGGCTGTCGGAGAGCTGCTGTGCATATCTGGCCTCAGCtttgaagtccaacccctcccatatGAGAGTGCTAGACCTgagtaaaaacaaactgaaggatTTAGGAGTAAATCGGCTGTCTGCTGCATTGGAGAATCCTCACTGTGGACTGACAACTCTGAG ACTTGATAGATGTGGGCTGACGGAGAACTGCTGTAcctctctggcctcagctcttaAGTCTGACCCCTCCAGCCTGAGAGACTTAGAACTGAGTAATAACgacctgcaggattcaggagtgaatgTGCTCTGTGCTGGACTGCAGgatccacactgtagactggaagCTCTGAG ATTGAGGTGCAGCTGGTTGTCAGAGGGTTGTTGTGCTCCTCTGGCCTCTGCTTTAATGTCTGAatcctcccatctgagagagcttgatGTAAGTGAAAATGATCTActggattcaggagtgaagctgctgtctgctggattGGAGAGTCCGCACTGTAGACTAGAGAATCTGAG atTGATGCGTTGTCGGGTCACAGATGAAGGTTGTGTTTCTCTGGCCTCAGCGCTCAAGTCCAACCCTTCTAGTCTGAGAGAACTGGACCTAAGTAAAAACAACCTAAAGGTTTCTGGAGTTAAGCTGCTGTCTGAAGTCCTGGacagtccacactgtagactggagactctcaG AATGGAAGAAATGGAGTGA
- the LOC137184606 gene encoding NACHT, LRR and PYD domains-containing protein 12-like isoform X1, translating to MSVHGKEDGRAESPVSSCVSLKSDHSRESPLAFSNEPGPFDTKLTQVPNMSVHGKEESRAESPASSCVSLKSDQSRESPLAFSNEPGPFNTKLEQVLKMSDHGKEEGRAQSPVSSCVSLKSDHSRESPLAFSNEPGPFDTKERKRTSVVIKDQLSCCALCQEVLRDPVTMRCGHRVCRQCIDAYWEQCEPTGEFSCPQCGKRSRKSPGLQTPSQTSTETMTGCLQEVLGKHKISLRKKCEFALEGIAEAGQKTHLNRIYTELYITEGQCEGVTIQHEVWQLETMSKTLHDTPIKCHDIFKVLPGQKRLIRVVLMSGIAGIGKTFTVQKFTLDWADGFENQDVSVVILLSFRELNLIKEEQYSLLRLLQDFDPSLHMVTAEMLAVCKVLLIFDGLDESRLLLDFQNNDVVSDVTQTSPVNVLLTSLIKGNLLPSALLWITSRPAAVNQIPPAFVDRVTEVRGFTDPQKEEYFRRRFNNESQSGRIISHIKASRSLYIMCHIPVFCWITTTVLEHMMMTEQKELPKTLTEMYSHFLLVQTKRKTQKYNNGHEQTDRDVLLKLGRLAFEHLEKGNIMFYQEDLERCGLDLREALFSGLCTEIFKRERVLFQKLIYCFVHLSIQEFLAAVYMVHCYLNKNIEVLATFLGEDSKNSSDPGLDNFLSRVVDKALYSGNGHLDLFVRFLHGLLLESNCSLLGGLLGWEVSSPESIQRAINNLKKMNAYDISPDRSINVFHCLMEMNDHSVHQEIQEYLQSENRSERKLTKTHCSALAYMLQMSEEVLDVLDLKKYNTSGDGRRRLLPAVRNCRDARLSGCGLSECHCEVLSSALMSNPSHLRQLDLSENDYLLDSGVNLLSVGLESPNCRLEILRLKNCSLSESCCGSLASALKSSSHLRELDLSNNNYLKDSGVKLLSTGLESPHCRLVTLRLSCCRLSESCCAYLASALKSNPSHMRVLDLSKNKLKDLGVNRLSAALENPHCGLTTLRLDRCGLTENCCTSLASALKSDPSSLRDLELSNNDLQDSGVNVLCAGLQDPHCRLEALRLRCSWLSEGCCAPLASALMSESSHLRELDVSENDLLDSGVKLLSAGLESPHCRLENLRLMRCRVTDEGCVSLASALKSNPSSLRELDLSKNNLKVSGVKLLSEVLDSPHCRLETLRMEEME from the exons CCTTCAGCAATGAACCTGGACCTTTCAACACAAA ACTGGAACAAGTCCTAAAGATGAGTGATCATGGGAAGGAAGAAGGCAGAGCACAGTCTCCAGTgtccagctgtgtgtctctgAAGAGTGACCACTCCAGAGAGAGTCCTCTAGccttcagtaatgaacctggacctTTCGACACAAA agagaggaaaaggacaaGTGTTGTTATCAAGGACCAGCTGTCCTGCTGTGCTTTGTGCCAGGAGGTCCTGAGGGATCCGGTCACTATGAGATGTGGCCACCGTGTCTGCAGGCAATGCATTGATGCATACTGGGAACAGTGTGAACCAACAGGAGAATTCTCATGTCCCCAATGTGGAAAAAGATCCAGAAAAAGTCCCGGACTGCAAACACCAAGTCAAACCAGCACTGAAACAA TGACTGGCTGCCTGCAGGAGGTTTTAGGCAAACACAAGATCAGTCTTAGAAAGAAATGTGAATTTGCACTAGAAGGAATTGCTGAAGCAGGACAAAAAACCCACTTGAACAGGATCTACACGGAGCTCTACATCACTGAGGGACAGTGCGAAGGGGTTACTATCCAACATGAGGTGTGGCAGCTTGAGACGATGTCCAAAACCCTGCATGACACTCCAATCAAATGCCACGACATCTTTAAGGTCTTACCTGGCCAAAAGAGATTGATCAGAGTGGTTCTGATGAGTGGCATTGCTGGCATTGGAAAAACCTTCACAGTGCAGAAGTTTACTCTTGACTGGGCAGACGGCTTTGAAAATCAAGATGTTAGCGTTGTGATTCTGCTTTCGTTCCGGGAGCTGAACTTGATCAAAGAGGAGCAGTACAGTCTTCTCAGGCTGCTTCAAGACTTTGATCCATCATTACACATGGTCACAGCAGAAATGCTTGCTGTCTGTAAAGTGCTGTTAATCTTTGATGGACTGGACGAAAGCAGACTTTTGTTGGACTTCCAGAACAATGATGTTGTATCGGACGTCACACAGACATCACCAGTTAACGTGCTGTTGACAAGCCTCATCAAGGGGAATCTGCTTCCCTCAGCTCTCCTTTGGATCACTTCCAGACCtgcagcagtgaatcagatccCGCCTGCATTTGTAGATAGGGTAACAGAAGTACGAGGATTCACTGATCctcagaaggaggagtacttcaggaggaGATTCAATAATGAGTCACAGTCCGGcagaatcatctcacacatcaagGCATCCAGAAGCCTCTACATTATGTGTCACATCCCAGTTTTCTGTTGGATCACTACTACAGTTCTGGAGCATATGATGATGACAGAACAAAAAGAGTTGCCCAAGACTCTGACTGAGATGTACTCCCATTTCCTGCTGGTTCAGACCAAGAGGAAGACACAGAAGTATAATAATGGGcatgagcagacagacagagatgtcCTTCTGAAGTTGGGAAGACTTGCATTCGAACATCTGGAAAAAGGGAACATCATGTTCTACCAAGAAGACTTGGAGCGGTGTGGTCTTGATCTCAGGGAAGCCCTTTTCTCAGGACTTTGCACAGAGATCTTCAAGAGAGAGCGTGTACTCTTTCAGAAGCTGATTTACTGCTTTGTTCATTTGAGTATTCAGGAGTTTCTCGCTGCGGTCTACATGGTCCACTGTTACCTCAACAAGAACATAGAAGTACTGGCGACATTCTTGGGGGAAGATAGCAAAAATAGCAGTGACCCAGGTCTGGATAACTTCCTCAGTAGAGTTGTAGACAAAGCTCTGTACAGTGGAAATGGCCATCTGGACCTCTTTGTTCGCTTCCTTCACGGCCTGTTATTGGAGTCCAATTGTAGTCTCTTAGGAGGTCTGCTGGGTTGGGAAGTGAGCAGTCCAGAAAGCATTCAAAGAGCAATAAACAACCTGAAGAAGATGAATGCTTATGATATCTCCCCTGACAGAAGCATCAATGTCTTCCACTGTTTGATGGAGATGAATGACCACTCAGTACATCAGGAGATCCAAGAGTACCTGCAATCAGAGAACAGATCGGAGAGGAAACTCACTAAGACCCATTGCTCAGCTCTTgcctacatgctgcagatgtcagaAGAGGTTCTAGATGTGTTGGACCTGAAGAAGTACAACACATCAGGTGACGGAAGACGGAGATTGCTCCCAGCTGTGAGAAACTGCAGAGACGCTCG ACTCTCTGGCTGTGGACTCTCTGAATGTCATTGTGAAGTCCTGTCCTCAGCTCTGatgtccaacccctcccatctgcgACAGCTGGATCTCAGTGAAAATGACTATTTGTTGGATTCAGGAGTGAATCTGCTGTCGgttggactggagagtccaaactgCAGACTGGAGATTCTAAG attgaagaactgcagtttgtcagaaaGTTGTTGTGGTTCTCTGGCATCAGCCCTGAAATCCAGCTCCCATCTGAGAGAACTGGATTTAAGTAACAACAACTATCTTAAGGACTCAGGGGTGAAGCTACTGTCTACTGGgttggagagtccacactgtagactggtgACACTGAG ATTAAGTTGCTGCAGGCTGTCGGAGAGCTGCTGTGCATATCTGGCCTCAGCtttgaagtccaacccctcccatatGAGAGTGCTAGACCTgagtaaaaacaaactgaaggatTTAGGAGTAAATCGGCTGTCTGCTGCATTGGAGAATCCTCACTGTGGACTGACAACTCTGAG ACTTGATAGATGTGGGCTGACGGAGAACTGCTGTAcctctctggcctcagctcttaAGTCTGACCCCTCCAGCCTGAGAGACTTAGAACTGAGTAATAACgacctgcaggattcaggagtgaatgTGCTCTGTGCTGGACTGCAGgatccacactgtagactggaagCTCTGAG ATTGAGGTGCAGCTGGTTGTCAGAGGGTTGTTGTGCTCCTCTGGCCTCTGCTTTAATGTCTGAatcctcccatctgagagagcttgatGTAAGTGAAAATGATCTActggattcaggagtgaagctgctgtctgctggattGGAGAGTCCGCACTGTAGACTAGAGAATCTGAG atTGATGCGTTGTCGGGTCACAGATGAAGGTTGTGTTTCTCTGGCCTCAGCGCTCAAGTCCAACCCTTCTAGTCTGAGAGAACTGGACCTAAGTAAAAACAACCTAAAGGTTTCTGGAGTTAAGCTGCTGTCTGAAGTCCTGGacagtccacactgtagactggagactctcaG AATGGAAGAAATGGAGTGA
- the LOC137184606 gene encoding NACHT, LRR and PYD domains-containing protein 12-like isoform X2: MSVHGKEDGRAESPVSSCVSLKSDHSRESPLAFSNEPGPFDTKLEQVLKMSDHGKEEGRAQSPVSSCVSLKSDHSRESPLAFSNEPGPFDTKERKRTSVVIKDQLSCCALCQEVLRDPVTMRCGHRVCRQCIDAYWEQCEPTGEFSCPQCGKRSRKSPGLQTPSQTSTETMTGCLQEVLGKHKISLRKKCEFALEGIAEAGQKTHLNRIYTELYITEGQCEGVTIQHEVWQLETMSKTLHDTPIKCHDIFKVLPGQKRLIRVVLMSGIAGIGKTFTVQKFTLDWADGFENQDVSVVILLSFRELNLIKEEQYSLLRLLQDFDPSLHMVTAEMLAVCKVLLIFDGLDESRLLLDFQNNDVVSDVTQTSPVNVLLTSLIKGNLLPSALLWITSRPAAVNQIPPAFVDRVTEVRGFTDPQKEEYFRRRFNNESQSGRIISHIKASRSLYIMCHIPVFCWITTTVLEHMMMTEQKELPKTLTEMYSHFLLVQTKRKTQKYNNGHEQTDRDVLLKLGRLAFEHLEKGNIMFYQEDLERCGLDLREALFSGLCTEIFKRERVLFQKLIYCFVHLSIQEFLAAVYMVHCYLNKNIEVLATFLGEDSKNSSDPGLDNFLSRVVDKALYSGNGHLDLFVRFLHGLLLESNCSLLGGLLGWEVSSPESIQRAINNLKKMNAYDISPDRSINVFHCLMEMNDHSVHQEIQEYLQSENRSERKLTKTHCSALAYMLQMSEEVLDVLDLKKYNTSGDGRRRLLPAVRNCRDARLSGCGLSECHCEVLSSALMSNPSHLRQLDLSENDYLLDSGVNLLSVGLESPNCRLEILRLKNCSLSESCCGSLASALKSSSHLRELDLSNNNYLKDSGVKLLSTGLESPHCRLVTLRLSCCRLSESCCAYLASALKSNPSHMRVLDLSKNKLKDLGVNRLSAALENPHCGLTTLRLDRCGLTENCCTSLASALKSDPSSLRDLELSNNDLQDSGVNVLCAGLQDPHCRLEALRLRCSWLSEGCCAPLASALMSESSHLRELDVSENDLLDSGVKLLSAGLESPHCRLENLRLMRCRVTDEGCVSLASALKSNPSSLRELDLSKNNLKVSGVKLLSEVLDSPHCRLETLRMEEME; the protein is encoded by the exons ACTGGAACAAGTCCTAAAGATGAGTGATCATGGGAAGGAAGAAGGCAGAGCACAGTCTCCAGTgtccagctgtgtgtctctgAAGAGTGACCACTCCAGAGAGAGTCCTCTAGccttcagtaatgaacctggacctTTCGACACAAA agagaggaaaaggacaaGTGTTGTTATCAAGGACCAGCTGTCCTGCTGTGCTTTGTGCCAGGAGGTCCTGAGGGATCCGGTCACTATGAGATGTGGCCACCGTGTCTGCAGGCAATGCATTGATGCATACTGGGAACAGTGTGAACCAACAGGAGAATTCTCATGTCCCCAATGTGGAAAAAGATCCAGAAAAAGTCCCGGACTGCAAACACCAAGTCAAACCAGCACTGAAACAA TGACTGGCTGCCTGCAGGAGGTTTTAGGCAAACACAAGATCAGTCTTAGAAAGAAATGTGAATTTGCACTAGAAGGAATTGCTGAAGCAGGACAAAAAACCCACTTGAACAGGATCTACACGGAGCTCTACATCACTGAGGGACAGTGCGAAGGGGTTACTATCCAACATGAGGTGTGGCAGCTTGAGACGATGTCCAAAACCCTGCATGACACTCCAATCAAATGCCACGACATCTTTAAGGTCTTACCTGGCCAAAAGAGATTGATCAGAGTGGTTCTGATGAGTGGCATTGCTGGCATTGGAAAAACCTTCACAGTGCAGAAGTTTACTCTTGACTGGGCAGACGGCTTTGAAAATCAAGATGTTAGCGTTGTGATTCTGCTTTCGTTCCGGGAGCTGAACTTGATCAAAGAGGAGCAGTACAGTCTTCTCAGGCTGCTTCAAGACTTTGATCCATCATTACACATGGTCACAGCAGAAATGCTTGCTGTCTGTAAAGTGCTGTTAATCTTTGATGGACTGGACGAAAGCAGACTTTTGTTGGACTTCCAGAACAATGATGTTGTATCGGACGTCACACAGACATCACCAGTTAACGTGCTGTTGACAAGCCTCATCAAGGGGAATCTGCTTCCCTCAGCTCTCCTTTGGATCACTTCCAGACCtgcagcagtgaatcagatccCGCCTGCATTTGTAGATAGGGTAACAGAAGTACGAGGATTCACTGATCctcagaaggaggagtacttcaggaggaGATTCAATAATGAGTCACAGTCCGGcagaatcatctcacacatcaagGCATCCAGAAGCCTCTACATTATGTGTCACATCCCAGTTTTCTGTTGGATCACTACTACAGTTCTGGAGCATATGATGATGACAGAACAAAAAGAGTTGCCCAAGACTCTGACTGAGATGTACTCCCATTTCCTGCTGGTTCAGACCAAGAGGAAGACACAGAAGTATAATAATGGGcatgagcagacagacagagatgtcCTTCTGAAGTTGGGAAGACTTGCATTCGAACATCTGGAAAAAGGGAACATCATGTTCTACCAAGAAGACTTGGAGCGGTGTGGTCTTGATCTCAGGGAAGCCCTTTTCTCAGGACTTTGCACAGAGATCTTCAAGAGAGAGCGTGTACTCTTTCAGAAGCTGATTTACTGCTTTGTTCATTTGAGTATTCAGGAGTTTCTCGCTGCGGTCTACATGGTCCACTGTTACCTCAACAAGAACATAGAAGTACTGGCGACATTCTTGGGGGAAGATAGCAAAAATAGCAGTGACCCAGGTCTGGATAACTTCCTCAGTAGAGTTGTAGACAAAGCTCTGTACAGTGGAAATGGCCATCTGGACCTCTTTGTTCGCTTCCTTCACGGCCTGTTATTGGAGTCCAATTGTAGTCTCTTAGGAGGTCTGCTGGGTTGGGAAGTGAGCAGTCCAGAAAGCATTCAAAGAGCAATAAACAACCTGAAGAAGATGAATGCTTATGATATCTCCCCTGACAGAAGCATCAATGTCTTCCACTGTTTGATGGAGATGAATGACCACTCAGTACATCAGGAGATCCAAGAGTACCTGCAATCAGAGAACAGATCGGAGAGGAAACTCACTAAGACCCATTGCTCAGCTCTTgcctacatgctgcagatgtcagaAGAGGTTCTAGATGTGTTGGACCTGAAGAAGTACAACACATCAGGTGACGGAAGACGGAGATTGCTCCCAGCTGTGAGAAACTGCAGAGACGCTCG ACTCTCTGGCTGTGGACTCTCTGAATGTCATTGTGAAGTCCTGTCCTCAGCTCTGatgtccaacccctcccatctgcgACAGCTGGATCTCAGTGAAAATGACTATTTGTTGGATTCAGGAGTGAATCTGCTGTCGgttggactggagagtccaaactgCAGACTGGAGATTCTAAG attgaagaactgcagtttgtcagaaaGTTGTTGTGGTTCTCTGGCATCAGCCCTGAAATCCAGCTCCCATCTGAGAGAACTGGATTTAAGTAACAACAACTATCTTAAGGACTCAGGGGTGAAGCTACTGTCTACTGGgttggagagtccacactgtagactggtgACACTGAG ATTAAGTTGCTGCAGGCTGTCGGAGAGCTGCTGTGCATATCTGGCCTCAGCtttgaagtccaacccctcccatatGAGAGTGCTAGACCTgagtaaaaacaaactgaaggatTTAGGAGTAAATCGGCTGTCTGCTGCATTGGAGAATCCTCACTGTGGACTGACAACTCTGAG ACTTGATAGATGTGGGCTGACGGAGAACTGCTGTAcctctctggcctcagctcttaAGTCTGACCCCTCCAGCCTGAGAGACTTAGAACTGAGTAATAACgacctgcaggattcaggagtgaatgTGCTCTGTGCTGGACTGCAGgatccacactgtagactggaagCTCTGAG ATTGAGGTGCAGCTGGTTGTCAGAGGGTTGTTGTGCTCCTCTGGCCTCTGCTTTAATGTCTGAatcctcccatctgagagagcttgatGTAAGTGAAAATGATCTActggattcaggagtgaagctgctgtctgctggattGGAGAGTCCGCACTGTAGACTAGAGAATCTGAG atTGATGCGTTGTCGGGTCACAGATGAAGGTTGTGTTTCTCTGGCCTCAGCGCTCAAGTCCAACCCTTCTAGTCTGAGAGAACTGGACCTAAGTAAAAACAACCTAAAGGTTTCTGGAGTTAAGCTGCTGTCTGAAGTCCTGGacagtccacactgtagactggagactctcaG AATGGAAGAAATGGAGTGA